The Prevotella sp. E9-3 genome has a window encoding:
- a CDS encoding RNA polymerase sigma-70 factor, whose protein sequence is MIMDYSELYKTYFPQLVMVASRWLSKEDAEDLVQDVMVRLWVRRDTVKYLTDFFPYALTAVRNRCLDHIKHLTYVREYEHTASANLRMAIDMENPMTRMEYCEFEKKVNMAVSSLPTRCRTVFMMSRYEDKKYDEIATELGISLNTVENHMTSALCKLRNVLLVS, encoded by the coding sequence ATGATAATGGATTACTCCGAATTATACAAGACCTACTTTCCTCAACTTGTAATGGTGGCAAGTCGTTGGCTTTCGAAAGAAGATGCTGAAGACTTGGTACAGGATGTAATGGTACGTTTGTGGGTACGCCGCGATACTGTGAAATATCTAACCGATTTCTTTCCTTATGCGCTAACAGCTGTAAGAAATCGATGCCTTGATCATATAAAACATCTTACTTACGTTCGCGAATATGAGCATACTGCATCGGCAAATTTGCGAATGGCTATCGATATGGAGAATCCAATGACTCGTATGGAATACTGTGAATTTGAGAAAAAAGTAAATATGGCTGTTTCTTCGTTGCCTACACGTTGTAGAACGGTATTTATGATGAGTCGTTATGAAGATAAGAAATATGACGAGATTGCTACAGAACTTGGCATTTCTCTGAATACAGTCGAGAATCATATGACATCGGCTCTTTGTAAATTGCGTAACGTATTACTTGTTTCTTAA
- a CDS encoding SGNH/GDSL hydrolase family protein — translation MNKKAIFSLLLTLFLCLGVQAQQVAPFKKGDRVTFVGNSITDGGHYHSYIWLYYMTHFPFDEMWMANCGVGGDTSLEILNRLDGDVFAKRPTVLTLTFGMNDSGYFEYNGDEPEKFAAEKLATAKKYYYEIEKRLKARPETRMIMIGTSPYDQTSTFNDNVFKNKNNTIGKIVAFQDSAAKANNWEFVDFWAPMNRINEEQQKVDPAFTICGNDRIHPDNDGHLVMAYLFLKAQGMAGKKIADVQVNAKQKKVLRSENCEISNVENRSGVVTFDYLAHSLPFPLDTIPRGWEYRRQQAAALKVIPQFMEEMDNEAFSVTGLKGNYQLLIDNEPIDTLTATQLAKGINLASYRNTPQYQQAKVIMELNENRWEIERQFRDYSWLQYNFFMKKGMLEQNDEQAARVFRAGQNDGWVAAKRGLYDKMIHKEVRDMYIKQMDMIVERIYEINKPQTRKVKLLPVK, via the coding sequence ATGAATAAAAAAGCAATCTTTTCCCTGCTTCTCACTTTGTTTCTCTGTTTGGGAGTGCAGGCACAGCAGGTGGCTCCTTTTAAAAAAGGTGACCGGGTAACGTTCGTGGGTAATAGTATTACCGACGGAGGACATTATCATTCTTACATCTGGCTTTATTATATGACTCACTTCCCCTTCGATGAGATGTGGATGGCCAACTGTGGTGTTGGTGGTGATACCAGCTTGGAAATTCTCAACCGATTGGACGGAGATGTTTTTGCAAAGCGTCCAACAGTGCTGACGCTTACTTTCGGAATGAATGATAGTGGATATTTTGAGTATAATGGTGATGAGCCCGAGAAGTTCGCTGCCGAAAAGTTGGCTACTGCCAAGAAATACTATTATGAGATTGAGAAACGCCTGAAGGCCCGTCCTGAAACGCGTATGATCATGATTGGTACTTCACCCTATGATCAGACATCGACCTTTAATGATAATGTGTTTAAGAATAAGAACAATACTATCGGTAAGATTGTAGCTTTCCAAGATTCTGCAGCTAAGGCCAATAATTGGGAGTTTGTTGACTTCTGGGCTCCTATGAACAGAATCAATGAGGAACAGCAGAAAGTTGACCCAGCATTCACTATTTGTGGAAACGATCGCATTCATCCTGACAATGACGGTCATCTGGTGATGGCCTATCTCTTTTTGAAAGCACAGGGTATGGCTGGTAAAAAGATTGCCGATGTTCAGGTGAATGCCAAACAGAAAAAAGTTCTACGTAGTGAGAACTGTGAGATATCAAATGTTGAAAACCGTAGCGGTGTGGTGACTTTCGATTACTTGGCTCATTCACTACCTTTCCCGCTTGACACTATTCCACGTGGCTGGGAGTATCGCCGTCAGCAGGCTGCTGCTTTGAAAGTAATTCCTCAGTTTATGGAAGAAATGGACAACGAAGCCTTCAGCGTAACAGGTCTGAAAGGTAACTATCAGTTGTTGATTGACAATGAGCCTATTGATACTCTTACTGCCACTCAGCTGGCAAAAGGCATCAATCTGGCAAGTTATAGAAATACGCCTCAGTATCAGCAGGCAAAGGTAATTATGGAACTGAATGAAAACCGTTGGGAAATTGAGCGCCAGTTCCGCGACTATTCTTGGCTTCAGTATAACTTCTTCATGAAGAAAGGAATGCTTGAACAGAATGATGAACAGGCAGCACGTGTGTTCCGTGCCGGTCAGAACGATGGGTGGGTAGCTGCTAAACGCGGTCTTTACGATAAGATGATTCATAAGGAGGTTCGCGATATGTACATCAAGCAGATGGATATGATTGTAGAGCGTATTTACGAGATAAACAAACCGCAGACACGCAAGGTGAAGCTGCT